One genomic region from Rattus norvegicus strain BN/NHsdMcwi chromosome 10, GRCr8, whole genome shotgun sequence encodes:
- the Or2b11 gene encoding olfactory receptor Olr1462: protein MRSANQSCFWDTPKDFILLGISDRPWLELPVFVVLLVFYILAVLGNISIILVSQLDPQLQSPMYVFLSHLSFLDLCYTTTTVPQMLFNMGSSRKTISYGGCTVQYAIFHWLGCTECVVLAAMALDRYVAICEPLRYAIIMHRPLCQRLVATAWLSGFGNSLVQVILTVQLPFCGRQVLNNFFCEVPAMIKLSCADTTANDATLAVLVAFFVLVPLALILLSYGFIAQAVMRIQSSRGRRKAFGTCSSHLLVVSLFYLPAIYMYLQPPSSYSQEQGKFISLFYSIITPTLNPFIYTLRNKDVKGALGRLLARTGRLCGR, encoded by the coding sequence ATGAGAAGTGCCAACCAAAGCTGCTTCTGGGACACCCCAAAGGACTTCATCCTCCTGGGCATTTCTGACAGGCCATGGCTGGAGCTCCCAGTCTTTGTGGTCCTCCTGGTGTTCTACATTCTGGCTGTGCTTGGAAACATCTCCATCATCCTGGTATCCCAGCTGGATCCCCAGCTTCAGAGTCCCATGTACGTGTTCCTCAGCCACTTGTCCTTCCTGGACCTCTgctacaccaccaccaccgtccCTCAGATGCTGTTCAACATGGGCAGCTCCCGGAAGACCATCAGTTACGGGGGTTGCACCGTGCAATACGCCATTTTCCACTGGCTGGGCTGCACCGAGTGCGTTGTCTTGGCTGCCATGGCTCTGGACCGCTACGTGGCCATCTGTGAGCCACTCCGGTATGCTATCATCATGCACCGCCCACTCTGCCAGCGGCTGGTGGCTACAGCCTGGCTCAGCGGCTTCGGCAACTCCCTCGTTCAGGTCATCCTGACTGTGCAACTGCCTTTCTGTGGCCGGCAGGTGCTGAACAACTTCTTCTGCGAGGTGCCAGCCATGATCAAGCTGTCCTGTGCTGATACAACCGCGAATGATGCCACACTGGCTGTGCTGGTGGCCTTCTTCGTGCTGGTCCCTCTAGCCCTTATCCTCCTCTCCTATGGCTTCATTGCTCAGGCAGTGATGAGGATCCAGTCCTCCAGGGGGCGGCGCAAGGCCTTCGGGACTTGCTCTTCCCACCTGCTGGTGGTCTCCCTCTTCTACCTGCCCGCCATCTACATGTACCTGCAGCCTCCGTCCAGCTACTCCCAAGAGCAGGGCAAGTTTATCTCCCTCTTCTATTCTATAATCACGCCCACCCTTAACCCTTTCATCTACACCTTGAGGAATAAGGACGTGAAGGGAGCTCTCGGAAGACTCCTGGCAAGGACCGGGAGGCTGTGTGGAAGGTGA
- the Or2aa1 gene encoding olfactory receptor Olr1463, with protein sequence MQVAVKRQNVSFPHTFVLVGFSDHPWLEMPLFGVLLVSYIFTMIGNSSIIILSLLEPRLQTPMYFFLDNLSMLDLCATCTIVPQLLVNLWGPEKTIASWSCITQSYLFHWTSCTECALLAVMALDRYVAICCPLRYVLIMHLWACVWLAAVCWASGLANSLVQATLTLYLTLCAKNTLDHFFCEVPALIKLACSDTTMNDLSLALGAIPFGIVSPLTVLISYIFIARAVLKLPSAEGRRKALSTCSSHLLVVTMFFGPGMYTYLQPPGNSTQSKLLSFFYCVCTPLLNPLIYTLRNKDVKEAWKKVLGSQGKGTSLKGR encoded by the coding sequence ATGCAGGTGGCTGTGAAAAGGCAGAATGTGAGTTTCCCCCACACCTTTGTTCTGGTGGGCTTCTCTGATCACCCATGGCTGGAGATGCCCCTCTTTGGAGTGCTTCTGGTCTCCTACATCTTCACCATGATAGGAAACAGCTCTATCATCATCCTCTCCCTGCTAGAGCCTAGACTCCAAACACCAATGTACTTCTTCCTAGACAACCTGTCTATGCTGGACCTCTGTGCCACATGCACCATTGTCCCACAGCTGCTAGTCAATCTCTGGGGCCCAGAAAAGACGATTGCCTCCTGGAGTTGCATTACCCAGTCCTACCTCTTCCACTGGACCAGCTGCACTGAATGCGCTCTGCTGGCAGTAATGGCTTTggatcgctatgtggccatctgctgtCCCCTCCGATACGTACTCATCATGCATCTCTGGGCATGTGTGTGGCTGGCAGCTGTCTGCTGGGCCAGCGGCCTGGCCAATTCTCTGGTTCAAGCTACACTCACCCTCTACCTCACGCTCTGTGCGAAAAACACACTGGACCACTTCTTCTGTGAGGTGCCTGCTTTGATTAAACTGGCATGTAGTGACACCACTATGAATGACCTGTCCCTGGCCTTGGGAGCTATTCCTTTTGGAATAGTATCCCCTTTGACAGTGCTCATCTCCTACATCTTCATTGCCAGGGCTGTGCTGAAGTTACCGTCAGCTGAGGGAAGGCGCAAGGCCTTGAGCACATGCAGTTCTCATTTGCTCGTGGTCACCATGTTCTTTGGACCCGGTATGTACACGTACCTCCAGCCTCCAGGCAACAGTACCCAGTCCAAGCTCTTGTCCTTCTTCTACTGTGTCTGCACCCCGCTGCTCAATCCACTCATCTACACTCTGAGAAACAAGGATGTGAAGGAAGCTTGGAAGAAGGTCCTAGGATCCCAGGGTAAGGGGACGTCTTTGAAAGGCAGATGA